In a single window of the Elaeis guineensis isolate ETL-2024a chromosome 8, EG11, whole genome shotgun sequence genome:
- the LOC140859761 gene encoding uncharacterized protein yields MAKVISRPSSVTSPQKMIAFMQLKHTIFLLLLQHIVSGHGQPLQYRRHRAILQEKATLLSFKNTIISPPQAALANWNESTDVCDFIGVICDRWRLHVVRLQLRGRLVSSPLSPVLANLSSLRELDLSNNSLTGHIPHEYYSNLRHLKILDLSTNSLDGQIPPSLANLTGLEWLRLSGNHLDGPIPPSLANLTGLKWLDLSYNYLTGHIPDQFSNLQHLEVLELSGNHLDGPIPQSLATISSLFYVNLGYNSLTGQIPASIFRNCSKLRDVDFSFNYLTGEIPSEARIYLPNLRILNLYSDNLTGKLPTWLSNSSFLSQLDVECNFLSGELPSDIVSNKTYLEGLRLSYNNFSSHHNNTDLRPFFLAISNCSNLRELEMEGLALGGPMPQIVGGVAKSLSEIQLGDNRILGPIPPDIGYLFNITLLNLSSNLLNGTIPNLIGQLPKLERLILSNNFLSGPIPPEIGNISSIGLLDLSNNKLSGEIPRSLGNLSLISEIHLQKNELYGEIPASLGRCISLLKLDLSYNRLTGRIPRDMSGIVKISFNLSHNQLQGPLPIELSKMDQVQEIDLSSNNLTGEVISQLSACAELKLINLSHNSLQGQLPKSFGDLQNLETLDVSFNYLTGEIPLNLNECTGLTHLNLSYNDFNGPIPVGGVFSLFTNLSYLGNQHLCGSVVGQACFERKRWLHSHKFLIIICVSTSLLALLLLALCCAIGIRKTRSWIFRGRDDSFGSLSLVLKSSFPRITYRELVEATGEFDQDRLIGSGSYGRVYKGVLRDGTIVAVKVLHLQTGNSTKSFNRECQVLKRIRHRNLMRIITACSRPDFKALVLPFMANGSLESFLYSGSSELSLIQRVNICSDIAEGIAYLHHHSPVKVIHCDLKPSNVLLNDDMTALVSDFGIARLVMNVGAGNATEADDMGTSTANMLRGSIGYIAPEYGFGSDASTKGDVYSFGVVVLEMVARKRPTDEMFKGGLSLPNWVKSHYIGRMETVIDASLVTAVKNQTYEVKRMWEVAIGELVDLGLLCTQESPSSRPTMLDAADDLGRLKRYLSGDTTASFATSLGMSSSTTGEDPGASISNFD; encoded by the exons ATGGCCAAGGTGATATCTAGGCCGAGTAGTGTAACTTCTCCACAAAAGATGATAGCTTTCATGCAATTGAAGCACAccatctttctcctcctcctccaacacATCGTCTCCGGACATGGTCAACCGCTCCAGTATCGTCGACACCGAGCAATTCTCCAAGAGAAGGCCACCCTCTTGTCCTTCAAGAACACCATAATATCTCCACCACAAGCAGCTCTCGCAAATTGGAACGAGTCCACCGATGTTTGTGACTTCATAGGTGTCATCTGCGATCGATGGCGACTCCATGTCGTGCGTCTCCAACTTCGTGGCAGGCTTGTCTCCAGCCCCCTGTCCCCTGTCCTCGCCAACCTCTCCAGCCTTCGCGAGCTAGACCTCTCCAATAATAGTCTCACAGGGCACATTCCTCATGAATATTACTCCAACCTACGGCACCTCAAGATCCTAGACCTATCAACCAACTCTCTCGATGGCCAAATTCCACCATCTCTCGCCAACCTTACTGGACTCGAATGGTTGCGACTGTCGGGAAACCATCTCGATGGCCCAATTCCACCATCTCTCGCCAACCTCACCGGACTTAAATGGTTAGACCTGTCCTACAACTACCTCACCGGGCACATTCCGGACCAATTCTCCAACCTGCAGCACCTCGAGGTCTTGGAACTGTCAGGAAACCATCTTGATGGCCCAATTCCACAATCTCTTGCCACTATCAGTAGCCTTTTCTACGTCAACCTCGGCTACAACTCTCTAACGGGTCAGATTCCCGCCTCGATCTTTCGCAACTGCAGTAAATTACGAGATGTGGACTTCTCGTTCAATTATCTCACCGGTGAGATCCCTTCGGAGGCCCGAATTTATCTGCCAAACTTGAGAATTCTCAACCTTTACTCGGATAATTTGACTGGAAAATTACCAACGTGGCTTTCCAATTCATCATTCCTAAGTCAGCTGGATGTGGAATGTAACTTCCTTTCAGGTGAACTGCCTTCGGACATTGTCTCGAACAAGACATACCTTGAAGGTCTTCGCTTGTCTTATAACAATTTTTCAAGCCACCATAACAACACTGACTTGAGACCATTTTTCTTAGCTATTTCCAACTGCTCAAACCTGCGGGAACTTGAAATGGAAGGACTAGCGCTTGGTGGACCAATGCCTCAAATTGTCGGTGGAGTCGCCAAAAGTTTATCCGAAATTCAGTTGGGTGATAACAGGATCCTTGGACCCATCCCTCCTGACATTGGCTATCTTTTCAATATCACGCTATTGAATCTGTCGAGCAACCTTCTCAATGGAACTATTCCAAATCTGATCGGCCAACTTCCAAAGTTAGAGCGCCTAATCTTGTCCAATAATTTCTTAAGTGGTCCGATTCCTCCAGAGATTGGAAACATTAGCTCAATCGGTCTGCTTGATTTGTCCAACAACAAATTATCTGGTGAAATCCCAAGGAGCCTTGGAAATCTAAGCCTTATCAGCGAGATTCATCTTCAGAAGAACGAGCTTTATGGGGAAATACCCGCTAGTCTTGGAAGGTGCATCAGCTTACTAAAACTAGATCTGTCATACAATAGATTAACAGGTAGGATACCCCGAGATATGTCAGGCATTGTAAAGATTTCCTTTAACCTTTCACACAATCAGCTTCAAGGTCCTTTGCCGATAGAGCTTAGCAAGATGGATCAGGTCCAAGAGATTGATTTGTCATCGAATAACCTCACTGGTGAAGTGATATCTCAGCTGTCAGCATGTGCTGAACTGAAGCTCATCAACCTCTCACACAATTCTCTTCAAGGACAGCTTCCCAAATCATTTGGAGATCTCCAAAACCTTGAGACTCTTGACGTTTCTTTCAATTACTTGACTGGGGAGATTCCATTGAACCTTAACGAATGTACCGGTCTTACCCATTTGAATCTTTCATACAATGACTTCAATGGACCAATACCCGTTGGTGGAGTCTTCTCATTATTCACCAATCTATCCTATCTTGGAAATCAACATTTATGTGGCTCAGTCGTCGGACAGGCATGTTTCGAACGAAAAAGATGGCTGCACTCACATAAATTCTTGATCATCATTTGTGTCAGTACTTCATTATTAGCATTGTTATTACTGGCATTATGTTGCGCGATTGGAATTAGAAAGACCCGAAGCTGGATTTTCAGAGGGAGAGATGACAGTTTTGGTAGCTTATCTCTGGTGCTAAAATCAAGTTTCCCACGAATCACCTACCGAGAACTCGTCGAGGCAACCGGAGAATTTGATCAGGATAGGTTAATTGGTTCTGGCAGCTATGGACGGGTCTACAAAGGAGTATTAAGAGATGGAACCATTGTTGCAGTGAAAGTACTGCACCTCCAAACTGGCAATTCCACGAAGAGCTTCAACAGAGAATGCCAGGTTCTGAAGAGAATTAGACATAGGAACCTTATGAGAATCATTACAGCATGTAGCCGACCGGATTTTAAGGCTTTGGTCCTTCCTTTCATGGCCAACGGCAGCCTCGAGAGCTTTCTGTATTCAGGATCTTCGGAACTAAGCTTGATCCAGAGGGTGAATATTTGCAGTGATATAGCTGAAGGAATAGCCTACTTGCATCACCACTCCCCTGTGAAGGTCATACACTGTGATCTGAAGCCCAGCAATGTGCTTCTTAACGATGATATGACTGCTTTGGTCTCTGATTTTGGGATTGCAAGGCTGGTGATGAATGTTGGAGCAGGGAACGCCACAGAGGCTGACGACATGGGGACTTCGACTGCAAATATGCTCCGGGGGTCCATCGGATACATAGCACCAG AGTACGGATTTGGCTCCGATGCATCAACCAAGGGAGATGTTTACAGCTTCGGCGTTGTAGTCCTTGAAATGGTCGCCAGGAAGAGACCCACAGACGAAATGTTCAAAGGTGGTTTGAGCTTACCCAACTGGGTGAAGAGCCACTACATTGGGAGGATGGAGACGGTCATCGATGCCTCCTTGGTGACTGCTGTGAAGAATCAGACATATGAAGTGAAAAGAATGTGGGAGGTGGCAATTGGAGAGTTGGTAGATTTGGGTCTACTCTGCACCCAGGAGAGCCCGTCGAGTAGGCCGACGATGCTGGATGCTGCTGATGACTTGGGTCGCTTGAAGAGGTATCTTTCGGGTGACACAACCGCCAGTTTTGCCACCTCTTTGGGAATGTCATCTTCCACAACTGGGGAGGATCCAGGCGCAAGCATATCAAACTTTGATTGA
- the LOC105050931 gene encoding uncharacterized protein — MELLMPEYEETVRRNISRPKCYVGLASSVTSPRKMIAFMGLKKHTIFLLLLLLLQHIVSGHNHPLPDRRHRATLQEKATLLSFKNTITSQSQAALANWNESADVCDFIGVGCDRWRLHVVRLPLGGMLLSSPLSPILANLTSLRELDLSHNLLTGLIPYEFSNLRHLVIVNLSGNLLHGPIPLSLANLTGLGWLDLSNNHLTGHIPVEFSNLQQLEGLELSENLLDGPIPQSLATIRNLIFLSLFNNCLTGQIPALIFGNCTQLCVIDFSSNDLTGEIPSEARIYLPSLWTLNLYSNNLTGKLPSWLSNSSVLRQLDVAYNFLSGELPSDIAWNKPNLEVLHLSYNNFSSHHNNTDLRPFFLAISNCSNLQELEIEGLALGGPLPQIVGGVAKSLSKIQLGDNRIFGPIPPDIGYLFNVTLLNLSSNLLSGTIPTLIGQLPKLERLILSNNFLSGAIPPEIGNISSIGLLDLSNNKLSGEIPMSLGNLSLIGEIHLQKNQLYGEIPASLGRCISLLKLDLSYNRLTGGIPLEVSGIVKISFNLSHNQLQGPLPIELSKMDQVQEIDLSSNNLSGEVISQLSACAELKLINLSHNALQGQLPKSFGDLQNLETLDVSFNYMGGEIPLRLNKCTRLTHLNLSYNDFNGPIPAGGIFSLFANLSYLGNPHLCGSVVRRACFKRRRWLHSRKFLITICVSASLLALLLALCCVIGIRKTRGRIFRGRNDTSGSSSLVLKSSFPRITYRELVEATGEFDRDRLIGSGSYGRVYKGVLRDGTIVAVKVLHLQTGNSTKSFNRECQVLKRIRHRNLIRIITACSRPDFKALVLPFMANGSLESFLYSGSSELSLIQRVNICSDIAEGIAYLHHHSPVKVIHCDLKPSNVLLNDDMTALVSDFGISRLVMNVGAGNTTGADYMGSSTANILRGSIGYIAPEYGFGSDASTKGDVYSFGVVVLEMVARKRPTHEMFKGGLSLPNWVKSHYSGRMETVIDASLVTAVKNETYEVKRMWEVAIGELVDLGLLCTQESPSSRPTMLDAAADLGRLKRYLSGDTTASFTSSLGMSSSTIGEDPGASISNFD; from the exons ATGGAATTACTCATGCCAGAATACGAAGAAACCGTGCGAAGGAACATATCACGGCCAAAGTGCTATGTAGGCCTAGCTAGTAGTGTAACTTCTCCACGAAAGATGATAGCTTTCATGGGATTGAAGAAGCACAccatctttctcctcctcctcctcctcctccaacacATCGTCTCGGGACACAATCACCCACTCCCAGATCGCCGACACCGAGCAACTCTCCAAGAGAAGGCCACCCTCCTGTCCTTCAAGAACACCATAACCTCTCAATCTCAAGCAGCACTCGCAAATTGGAACGAGTCCGCCGATGTTTGTGACTTCATAGGTGTTGGTTGCGATAGATGGCGACTCCATGTCGTGCGTCTCCCACTTGGCGGCATGCTTCTCTCCAGCCCCCTCTCCCCTATCCTTGCCAACCTCACCAGCCTTCGCGAGCTAGACCTGTCCCATAATCTTCTCACAGGGCTCATTCCATATGAATTCTCCAACCTACGGCACCTCGTGATCGTAAACCTGTCAGGAAACCTTCTCCATGGCCCAATTCCACTCTCTCTCGCCAACCTCACCGGACTTGGATGGCTGGACCTGTCCAACAACCATCTCACGGGGCACATTCCGGTCGAATTCTCCAACCTCCAGCAACTCGAGGGCCTGGAGCTTTCAGAAAACCTTCTTGATGGCCCAATTCCACAATCTCTCGCCACCATTCGTAACCTTATCTTCCTCAGCCTCTTCAACAACTGTCTAACAGGTCAGATCCCAGCCTTGATCTTTGGCAACTGCACTCAATTATGTGTCATTGACTTCTCGTCCAATGATCTCACTGGCGAGATCCCTTCGGAGGCCCGAATTTATTTGCCAAGCCTGTGGACCCTCAATCTTTACTCAAATAATTTGACCGGAAAATTACCATCATGGCTTTCAAATTCATCAGTCCTCAGACAACTGGATGTCGCATATAACTTCCTTTCAGGTGAACTGccttcggacatcgcctggaacAAGCCAAACCTCGAAGTTCTCCATTTGTCTTATAACAATTTTTCAAGCCACCATAACAACACCGACTTGAGACCATTCTTCTTAGCTATTTCCAACTGCTCGAACCTGCAGGAACTTGAAATCGAAGGACTAGCGCTTGGTGGACCATTGCCTCAAATTGTAGGTGGAGTCGCCAAAAGTTTATCCAAAATTCAGTTGGGTGATAACAGGATCTTTGGACCAATCCCTCCTGACATTGGCTATCTTTTTAATGTCACGCTATTGAATCTGTCGAGCAACCTTCTCAGTGGAACTATTCCAACTCTGATCGGCCAACTTCCAAAGTTAGAGCGACTAATCTTGTCCAATAACTTCTTGAGTGGCGCGATTCCTCCAGAGATTGGAAACATTAGCTCAATTGGTCTGCTGGACTTATCCAACAACAAATTATCAGGTGAAATCCCAATGAGCCTTGGAAATCTAAGTCTTATCGGTGAGATTCATCTTCAGAAGAACCAGCTTTATGGAGAAATACCTGCCAGTCTTGGAAGGTGCATTAGCTTACTAAAACTAGATCTGTCATACAATAGATTAACTGGAGGAATACCCCTGGAAGTGTCAGGCATTGTGAAGATTTCCTTTAACCTTTCACACAATCAGCTTCAAGGTCCTTTGCCGATAGAGCTTAGCAAGATGGATCAAGTGCAAGAGATTGATTTGTCATCGAATAACCTCTCTGGTGAAGTGATATCTCAGCTGTCAGCATGTGCTGAACTGAAGCTCATCAACCTCTCACACAATGCTCTTCAAGGACAGCTTCCCAAATCATTTGGAGATCTCCAAAACCTTGAGACTCTTGATGTTTCTTTCAATTACATGGGTGGGGAGATTCCATTGAGACTTAACAAATGCACCCGTCTCACCCATTTGAATCTTTCATACAATGACTTCAATGGACCAATACCCGCTGGTGGAATCTTCTCATTATTCGCCAATCTATCCTATCTTGGAAATCCACATTTATGTGGCTCAGTCGTCAGACGTGCTTGTTTCAAACGACGAAGGTGGCTGCACTCGCGTAAATTCTTGATCACCATTTGTGTCAGTGCTTCATTATTAGCATTGTTACTGGCATTATGTTGTGTGATTGGAATTAGAAAGACCAGAGGCAGGATTTTCAGAGGTAGAAATGACACTTCTGGCAGCTCGTCTCTGGTGCTAAAATCAAGTTTCCCACGAATCACCTACCGAGAACTCGTCGAGGCAACCGGAGAATTTGATCGGGATAGGTTAATTGGTTCTGGGAGCTATGGACGGGTCTACAAAGGAGTATTAAGAGATGGGACCATTGTTGCAGTGAAAGTACTGCACCTCCAAACTGGCAATTCCACGAAGAGCTTCAACAGAGAATGCCAAGTTCTGAAGAGAATTAGACATCGGAACCTCATAAGAATCATTACAGCATGTAGCCGACCAGATTTCAAGGCTTTGGTTCTTCCTTTCATGGCCAACGGCAGCCTCGAGAGCTTTCTGTATTCAGGATCTTCCGAACTAAGCTTGATTCAGAGGGTGAATATTTGCAGTGATATAGCTGAAGGAATAGCCTACTTGCATCACCACTCCCCTGTGAAGGTCATACACTGTGATCTGAAGCCCAGCAATGTGCTTCTTAACGATGATATGACTGCTTTGGTCTCTGATTTTGGGATTTCAAGGCTGGTGATGAATGTTGGAGCGGGGAACACGACTGGGGCTGACTACATGGGGAGTTCGACTGCAAATATTCTCAGGGGTTCTATTGGATACATTGCACCAG AGTACGGATTTGGCTCGGATGCATCAACCAAGGGAGATGTTTACAGCTTCGGCGTTGTAGTCCTTGAAATGGTCGCCAGGAAGAGACCCACACACGAAATGTTCAAAGGTGGTTTGAGCTTGCCCAACTGGGTGAAGAGCCACTATAGTGGGAGGATGGAGACGGTCATCGATGCCTCCTTGGTGACTGCTGTGAAGAACGAGACGTATGAAGTGAAAAGAATGTGGGAGGTGGCAATTGGAGAGTTGGTAGATTTGGGTCTACTCTGCACCCAGGAGAGCCCATCGAGTAGGCCTACGATGCTGGATGCTGCTGCTGACTTGGGTCGCTTGAAGAGATATCTTTCGGGCGACACGACCGCCAGTTTTACCTCCTCTTTGGGAATGTCGTCCTCCACCATTGGGGAGGATCCAGGCGCAAGCATATCCAACTTTGATTAA